One window from the genome of Kaistella carnis encodes:
- the tkt gene encoding transketolase: MEAKNLIQKSIDTVRVLAADAVQKADSGHPGTPMALAPLGHVLWSEVMHYNPKNPDWVNRDRFVLSCGHACMLQYSYLYLTGYEISLDDIKKFRQLHSITAGHPEYGLTPGIEVTTGPLGQGFANGVGMAIAQQYMAARYNQPDFNIFDYHIYAICSDGDLMEGVSAEAASLAGHLGLGNLIYFYDSNHITIEGDTDLAFDEDVSKRFEAYGWHVQNLPDINDLEAISKAIKNAKKETDRPSLIKVRSIIGYGSPNKHNSAAAHGSPLGKDEVRLVKENFGFDPDKDFIVPEDVLDFYRKAGKKSAKKEDDWNELYKNYKKRHPDLAKEYEDITAGKLPEGWEKKLPVFEAGTELATRKASGKTLNAIAEYLPQLIGGSADLSPSTDTHLEAYQSFSAKHRDGRNFHFGIREHAMGAVLNGMALSNYLIPYGATFLIFSDYMRPPLRLAAIMKIRQIMVFTHDSIALGEDGTTHQPVEQLIGLRSVPNMTVIRPADANETAQAWRVAIEHTDGPVAIVLTRQGIPIIDQKKYAKAKKLEKGAYILSDSEGEPDLILIASGSEVQLILAVQEELKKSNIQARVVSMPCWNLFDQQSDAYREKVFPKHIRKRLAVEAGSSLGWIKYTTDDGDVIGIDKFGESAPGEEVMKESGFTVENVVKRSEALLSKKS, encoded by the coding sequence ATGGAAGCGAAAAATTTAATTCAGAAAAGTATTGATACCGTAAGAGTTTTAGCCGCCGATGCTGTACAAAAAGCAGATTCCGGACATCCCGGAACGCCGATGGCTTTGGCGCCGTTAGGTCATGTATTATGGTCGGAGGTGATGCATTACAATCCCAAAAATCCAGACTGGGTGAATCGCGACAGATTCGTGCTTTCTTGTGGTCACGCCTGCATGTTGCAATACAGTTATTTATACTTGACCGGATATGAAATTTCGTTGGATGATATTAAAAAATTCAGACAACTTCACAGTATTACGGCGGGTCATCCTGAATATGGACTAACACCCGGAATTGAAGTAACCACCGGTCCTTTGGGGCAAGGTTTTGCAAATGGAGTAGGAATGGCCATTGCCCAACAATATATGGCGGCGCGGTACAACCAACCTGATTTCAATATTTTCGATTATCATATTTATGCCATTTGCAGCGATGGTGATTTAATGGAAGGTGTTTCTGCTGAAGCAGCATCTTTGGCCGGTCATCTTGGTCTCGGTAATTTAATTTATTTCTACGACAGCAACCACATCACCATCGAAGGTGATACTGATTTGGCTTTTGATGAGGATGTTTCAAAACGTTTTGAAGCTTATGGCTGGCATGTTCAAAACTTACCGGATATCAATGATTTGGAAGCCATTTCAAAAGCCATTAAAAATGCCAAGAAAGAAACCGATCGTCCATCTTTAATAAAGGTTCGAAGTATTATTGGTTACGGAAGTCCGAACAAACATAATTCCGCTGCCGCGCACGGTTCACCTTTGGGTAAAGATGAAGTTCGTTTGGTGAAAGAAAATTTCGGATTTGATCCTGATAAAGATTTCATTGTTCCGGAAGACGTTTTAGATTTCTATCGAAAAGCCGGAAAAAAATCTGCTAAAAAAGAAGACGATTGGAATGAGCTCTATAAAAATTATAAAAAACGCCATCCAGATCTTGCAAAAGAATATGAGGATATCACGGCCGGAAAACTTCCCGAAGGTTGGGAGAAAAAGCTTCCAGTATTTGAAGCGGGAACTGAGTTAGCGACCAGAAAAGCTTCCGGTAAGACATTGAATGCAATCGCTGAATATCTACCACAATTGATTGGTGGGTCAGCTGATCTTTCCCCCTCAACAGACACGCATCTTGAGGCATATCAATCATTTTCTGCAAAGCACCGAGACGGTCGGAACTTTCATTTTGGAATCCGAGAACATGCCATGGGTGCAGTTTTGAACGGAATGGCACTTAGCAATTATCTGATTCCGTATGGAGCTACCTTTTTAATATTTTCTGATTACATGCGTCCGCCACTTCGACTGGCTGCAATTATGAAGATTCGTCAGATTATGGTTTTTACGCACGACAGTATTGCGTTGGGAGAAGATGGAACAACACATCAACCTGTCGAACAGTTGATTGGATTACGTTCTGTTCCAAATATGACTGTAATTCGTCCGGCTGATGCGAACGAAACTGCACAAGCTTGGCGCGTCGCCATTGAACATACCGATGGTCCCGTCGCCATCGTTTTAACAAGGCAAGGGATTCCAATTATCGATCAGAAGAAATATGCGAAAGCAAAAAAACTGGAGAAAGGTGCTTACATTCTGTCGGATTCGGAAGGCGAACCGGATTTAATTCTCATCGCAAGTGGTTCAGAAGTTCAGTTGATTTTGGCAGTGCAGGAAGAATTAAAGAAAAGTAATATTCAAGCACGAGTAGTAAGCATGCCATGTTGGAATTTATTTGATCAACAAAGTGACGCTTATAGAGAAAAAGTTTTTCCGAAACATATAAGAAAAAGATTGGCTGTTGAAGCGGGCTCTTCTCTTGGTTGGATAAAATATACCACCGACGATGGTGACGTCATAGGCATCGATAAATTTGGCGAATCAGCACCGGGCGAAGAAGTAATGAAAGAATCCGGTTTTACCGTAGAAAATGTAGTGAAAAGATCTGAGGCATTACTTTCGAAAAAATCATAG
- a CDS encoding amidohydrolase family protein, which produces MKTLIKNGLFFSGRVEEKALKKDVLIDESGRIKEIALCNSFDEEGLKIIDANGKWIVPGFVDSHTHYDAEVLASPGLKESARHGVLPLF; this is translated from the coding sequence ATGAAAACACTTATAAAAAATGGACTCTTTTTTTCTGGAAGAGTAGAAGAAAAAGCATTAAAAAAAGATGTATTGATTGATGAGTCTGGTCGAATAAAGGAGATTGCTCTCTGTAACTCATTTGATGAAGAAGGTTTGAAAATTATTGACGCCAACGGAAAATGGATCGTCCCGGGCTTTGTAGATTCACATACACATTACGACGCAGAAGTTCTCGCCTCTCCAGGTTTAAAAGAATCTGCAAGACATGGTGTACTACCATTATTTTAG
- a CDS encoding amidohydrolase family protein: MFEEFPSGEALRDLAKELDKRDALINDPKFRENFKKEIKKKFAPKVWHKDLSKAVIIDCPDKTLIGKNFYQIAEDKNQHPVDVFLDTIIKYDKKIRWTTTIANDRKEKFKSLYNFPYNLISFSDAGAHLNNMAFYNFPLKMIKIVQESIDKGNPMMTMEKCIWRLTKEQGDWFNLDCGYLAKGKVADLVIINPEKFNNITENVELDAIEEFGNYERLVNRNEGVLSMVMVGGKTIFENEQFVEGYAQSEKYGRFLERVG, encoded by the coding sequence ATGTTTGAAGAATTTCCGAGTGGAGAAGCACTTCGGGATCTTGCAAAAGAACTGGATAAAAGAGATGCGCTCATTAACGATCCAAAATTCAGAGAGAATTTTAAAAAAGAAATCAAGAAAAAGTTTGCACCGAAAGTCTGGCATAAAGATTTGAGCAAAGCAGTGATAATAGATTGTCCTGACAAAACATTGATTGGAAAAAACTTTTATCAAATCGCGGAGGACAAAAATCAACATCCTGTCGATGTATTTTTGGACACCATTATTAAGTATGATAAAAAAATCAGATGGACGACCACGATTGCCAATGACCGAAAAGAAAAGTTTAAATCGCTTTACAACTTCCCCTATAATTTAATTAGTTTTTCTGATGCTGGTGCGCATCTTAATAATATGGCGTTTTATAATTTCCCTTTAAAAATGATTAAAATCGTGCAGGAATCAATTGATAAAGGAAATCCAATGATGACGATGGAGAAATGTATTTGGCGCCTGACGAAAGAACAGGGAGACTGGTTTAATCTGGATTGTGGATATTTAGCCAAAGGAAAAGTCGCTGATTTAGTCATCATCAATCCTGAAAAATTTAATAATATTACCGAAAACGTTGAACTTGATGCGATTGAAGAATTTGGCAATTATGAAAGATTAGTGAATAGAAATGAAGGTGTCCTTTCAATGGTAATGGTCGGTGGAAAAACGATTTTTGAAAATGAACAATTTGTAGAAGGTTACGCACAATCTGAGAAATACGGCCGATTTTTAGAGAGGGTTGGCTAA